A stretch of Deinococcus ruber DNA encodes these proteins:
- a CDS encoding type II toxin-antitoxin system Phd/YefM family antitoxin: MMQTINLYEAKNSFSKLVAAAQEGEVIIIARNGKPTAKLVALDYGERSNWSESVRAFMQEGQYDEQAFEVDRSDVLAMPERDLF; the protein is encoded by the coding sequence ATGATGCAAACGATCAACCTTTACGAAGCCAAAAACAGTTTCAGCAAACTAGTTGCTGCCGCCCAGGAGGGCGAAGTCATCATCATTGCCCGGAACGGCAAACCCACCGCGAAGCTCGTGGCCCTGGACTATGGAGAGCGGTCGAACTGGAGTGAGTCCGTTCGCGCTTTCATGCAGGAAGGCCAGTACGACGAGCAGGCGTTTGAGGTGGATCGCAGTGACGTTCTTGCCATGCCTGAGCGCGACCTGTTCTGA